The following are from one region of the Klebsiella aerogenes genome:
- a CDS encoding methionine synthase has protein sequence MKTLLPTSTAGSLPKPTWLAQPETLWSPWKLQNEELVLGKRDALRLSLDDQLRAGIDIVSDGEQTRQHFVTTFIEHLSGVDFEKRQTVKIRNRYDASVPTVVSAVERQQPVFVEDAKYLRQLTNKPIKWALPGPMTMIDTLYDNHYKSREKLAWEFAKILNQEARELEAAGVDIIQFDEPAFNVFFDEVNDWGIAALEKAVEGLKCETAVHICYGYGIKANTDWKKTLGSEWRQYEEAFPKLQTSSIDIISLECHNSRVPMDLLELIRGKKVMVGAIDVATNAIETPEEVANTLRKALQFVDAENLYPSTNCGMAPLSRQVASGKLHALSAGADIIRRELAAK, from the coding sequence ATGAAAACATTGCTCCCGACTTCCACCGCTGGCAGTTTACCGAAACCAACCTGGCTGGCGCAGCCAGAGACGCTGTGGTCTCCGTGGAAATTACAGAATGAAGAATTGGTGCTGGGAAAACGCGATGCGCTGCGTTTGTCGCTGGACGATCAGCTACGCGCGGGTATTGATATCGTCAGCGACGGCGAACAAACGCGTCAGCACTTTGTCACCACCTTTATTGAGCACCTCAGCGGCGTCGATTTTGAGAAACGCCAGACCGTTAAAATTCGTAACCGCTATGATGCCAGCGTCCCGACGGTGGTCAGCGCCGTCGAGCGTCAACAACCGGTATTTGTGGAAGATGCCAAATATTTACGTCAGCTCACCAACAAGCCGATTAAGTGGGCCCTGCCAGGGCCAATGACGATGATCGATACGCTGTATGACAACCACTATAAAAGCCGCGAAAAGCTGGCGTGGGAATTCGCCAAAATTCTCAACCAGGAAGCCCGGGAATTAGAAGCGGCCGGCGTGGATATCATCCAGTTTGATGAACCGGCGTTTAACGTCTTCTTTGATGAAGTCAATGACTGGGGGATCGCCGCGCTGGAAAAAGCGGTTGAAGGGCTGAAATGCGAAACGGCCGTGCATATCTGCTATGGCTATGGCATCAAAGCCAATACCGACTGGAAAAAAACGCTCGGCTCCGAGTGGCGCCAGTATGAAGAGGCGTTTCCGAAACTACAGACATCGTCCATCGATATCATCTCGCTGGAATGCCATAACTCACGCGTGCCAATGGACCTGCTGGAGCTGATCCGCGGTAAGAAAGTGATGGTTGGCGCGATTGATGTGGCGACCAACGCCATTGAAACGCCGGAAGAAGTCGCCAACACGCTGCGTAAAGCGCTGCAGTTCGTTGATGCCGAAAATCTCTATCCTTCAACCAACTGCGGGATGGCGCCGTTATCGCGTCAGGTCGCCAGCGGCAAGCTACATGCGTTAAGCGCAGGCGCTGACATCATCCGCCGGGAGCTGGCGGCGAAATAA